One genomic segment of [Phormidium] sp. ETS-05 includes these proteins:
- the cas10 gene encoding type III-B CRISPR-associated protein Cas10/Cmr2: MNLYYHRKLYALLAKLNLLAAVNDCEALSSHQADLAAWWHNWKTQIDGISKASDRVALEDLATTSTPTQVRHLISGQSQDVGQRPELSGDVITQLNQVAGTNARKAFWWLWRFYPEFLLERQSDALLFPADRTIPDCPLHSYYSTMTAIAGAIPPNYQETDPDQHPYLLLFTFSPIQEFIKSSRKFVDFWAGSYLLHYLSARLCWYIARIYGPDAIITPSLWSQEIIDALLVKSYPNFGATFACLGDGLTPAQRFNDKTSISLSTAGFPNVITAVVPGKQAAEKLGKKLSQHLTKQWRFIAQRVREDIKKSVQNYLTHLTDQHIQEILDKFPGTSETKLQQWRQGGCWEWNKLWDAQINHTWEPYWTAIPLGYPEQKLAIDKKATGAFDQAWKANQETVAPSRFGQPTPTNAEETFYHDLNIGTWWGNVQARLGNAIQAVKNTRSWQIPTAPGERSTISGQFSAVYPQLNYEKFREGAGIAAPDMSLFWRVMALVYPGLFNGSEKLNALELTKRMAWVYGGVAKSLGIDLEGELRKRPDRRDYEKFIRFPNLSSIASARFAADRPDLVRRYLRTLSRHISEPPHFDAQARKAFFAKTLRPSHVPKTDAAIHDRLKKRYNGVMFSSKWLADDMGLSDVAATTELRGLVAQAHQDCGFGDNSPADWWVIVLADGDGMGQYVTGRKLKLYHAYIDKTAVDIPPEQQAAFAELLDTRKRMGPATHVGLNRALLDFSNRLVPYITEQRFCGKVVYSGGDDVMAVLPLADLPEFLLSLRAAWCGSRDPKDEFVSRGGYWFPGQNFPENSSIGHRPLFTMGEGATMSMGIVVAHKSVPLPTVLETLWEAEKERAKKLPGTKEIPAKDGLCFRVIYGGGNVLEALMKGHLLPSWWQLIQDYQTAAENLSPVFYRLAEELPKHAFVTPCNRLFSKAAKVILMRRDNPLQEGQEQAIMKWLDEWEDWAKNAGQKPDEKQIGTSVQDLSRLLRFTAFWLDKMALLNNWIEEE; the protein is encoded by the coding sequence ATGAATCTTTACTATCATCGCAAGCTGTATGCGCTGCTAGCTAAATTAAACCTGCTAGCCGCAGTTAATGACTGTGAGGCGTTATCGAGCCATCAGGCAGATTTAGCAGCATGGTGGCATAATTGGAAAACCCAAATTGATGGCATTAGCAAAGCCTCAGACCGGGTGGCTCTGGAGGATTTGGCAACGACATCGACTCCCACGCAAGTCCGCCATTTGATTAGCGGTCAATCGCAAGATGTGGGACAGCGCCCCGAGTTAAGCGGTGATGTAATTACACAACTGAACCAGGTGGCGGGAACGAATGCGCGGAAAGCGTTTTGGTGGTTGTGGCGGTTTTATCCCGAATTTTTGCTCGAACGCCAGTCCGATGCACTGTTATTTCCAGCCGATCGCACCATTCCCGATTGTCCGCTGCACAGTTATTATAGTACGATGACGGCGATCGCTGGCGCCATCCCCCCAAATTACCAAGAAACGGATCCCGACCAACATCCCTATCTGCTCCTGTTCACCTTCTCTCCCATCCAGGAGTTTATCAAATCTTCGCGCAAATTTGTGGATTTTTGGGCAGGTTCCTATCTGCTGCATTATCTGAGTGCGAGATTGTGCTGGTACATTGCTCGGATTTACGGACCCGACGCCATCATCACTCCCTCTCTGTGGAGTCAGGAAATCATCGATGCACTCTTAGTAAAATCTTATCCCAATTTCGGGGCAACCTTCGCCTGCTTGGGGGATGGATTAACACCAGCGCAAAGATTTAACGATAAAACTTCCATCAGTTTGAGTACCGCTGGCTTCCCCAATGTTATCACGGCGGTTGTGCCAGGGAAACAAGCCGCCGAAAAGTTGGGAAAAAAGCTCTCCCAACACTTGACCAAGCAATGGCGGTTTATCGCTCAGCGAGTGCGGGAAGATATCAAAAAATCCGTGCAAAATTATCTCACGCATCTCACGGATCAACATATCCAGGAGATATTAGATAAATTTCCAGGGACGAGCGAAACGAAACTGCAACAGTGGCGACAAGGTGGCTGCTGGGAATGGAATAAACTGTGGGATGCCCAGATAAATCATACCTGGGAACCCTATTGGACTGCCATCCCCCTGGGTTATCCCGAACAAAAATTAGCCATTGACAAAAAGGCAACCGGTGCTTTTGACCAAGCCTGGAAAGCCAATCAAGAAACCGTGGCTCCCTCGCGATTTGGCCAACCCACCCCCACCAATGCTGAAGAAACATTTTACCACGATTTGAATATCGGCACCTGGTGGGGCAATGTGCAAGCTCGTTTGGGAAATGCTATCCAAGCCGTGAAAAATACCCGCAGTTGGCAGATTCCCACTGCACCGGGGGAACGCTCTACTATTTCGGGACAATTTAGCGCCGTATATCCCCAGCTAAATTATGAAAAATTCCGGGAAGGTGCAGGGATTGCGGCGCCAGATATGAGCTTATTCTGGCGGGTGATGGCATTGGTGTATCCGGGATTGTTTAATGGTTCGGAAAAACTCAATGCTTTGGAGTTGACCAAGCGGATGGCTTGGGTGTATGGTGGGGTGGCGAAATCTTTGGGAATTGATTTGGAGGGAGAACTCCGTAAACGTCCCGACAGGCGCGATTATGAAAAGTTTATTCGGTTTCCGAATTTAAGCTCGATCGCCTCGGCTCGGTTCGCCGCCGATCGTCCCGATTTGGTGCGGCGATATTTGCGAACTCTCTCCCGTCATATCAGCGAACCGCCGCATTTTGACGCTCAGGCAAGAAAAGCATTTTTCGCCAAAACTTTGCGTCCGTCTCACGTGCCCAAAACTGATGCTGCCATTCACGATCGGCTAAAAAAACGCTACAACGGCGTGATGTTTTCCAGCAAGTGGCTGGCGGACGATATGGGGTTAAGTGATGTGGCAGCAACTACTGAGTTAAGAGGGTTAGTTGCACAAGCGCATCAAGACTGCGGTTTTGGCGATAATTCTCCCGCTGATTGGTGGGTAATTGTTTTGGCAGATGGCGATGGCATGGGTCAATATGTCACCGGACGCAAACTCAAGTTATATCACGCTTATATCGATAAAACTGCTGTTGACATTCCGCCAGAGCAACAAGCCGCATTTGCCGAACTGTTAGACACGCGCAAACGCATGGGACCGGCAACTCACGTGGGATTAAATCGCGCTTTGCTGGACTTTTCTAATCGCTTGGTGCCTTACATCACAGAACAGCGATTTTGCGGCAAAGTAGTTTATAGTGGCGGCGATGACGTGATGGCCGTCCTCCCCTTGGCAGATTTGCCGGAATTTCTCCTATCTTTACGGGCAGCCTGGTGTGGTAGTCGCGACCCTAAAGATGAGTTTGTCAGTCGGGGAGGCTATTGGTTTCCTGGGCAAAATTTCCCAGAAAATTCCTCTATAGGACACCGCCCTTTATTTACAATGGGTGAGGGAGCCACCATGAGTATGGGAATTGTGGTGGCGCATAAGAGCGTCCCCCTACCTACTGTGTTAGAAACTTTGTGGGAAGCGGAAAAAGAGCGCGCCAAAAAGCTGCCAGGGACAAAGGAAATTCCCGCTAAAGATGGTTTGTGTTTTCGGGTTATCTATGGCGGCGGTAATGTGCTGGAAGCCTTGATGAAAGGTCATTTGCTCCCCAGTTGGTGGCAGTTGATTCAAGATTACCAAACTGCGGCGGAGAATTTATCGCCGGTGTTCTATCGCTTGGCGGAAGAGTTGCCGAAACACGCTTTCGTTACCCCATGTAATCGCCTGTTTTCTAAAGCGGCGAAGGTGATTTTGATGCGGCGGGATAATCCCCTCCAGGAGGGCCAGGAACAGGCGATTATGAAATGGCTGGATGAATGGGAAGATTGGGCGAAAAATGCTGGCCAAAAGCCAGACGAAAAGCAAATCGGAACCAGCGTGCAAGATTTAAGCCGCCTGTTGCGGTTTACGGCGTTTTGGTTGGACAAAATGGCGCTGTTGAATAACTGGATTGAGGAGGAGTAA
- a CDS encoding type III-B CRISPR module-associated Cmr3 family protein, protein MTDYWYEIEPLDVLLFREAKPFSPGEGSWAKGQFPPPPIALFHALRSVLQEVPDFQKNKERTQEFLGPFLIDPKNTLWLPTPKDLRGVKFRLGAGEEDQSSKDRVNDWHKLIRLIPADSETLEWKHIGFDSAQPPPMVPPPLQRNPQFSEYICGSPYPWIKAAALCQYLDGKNPEHTKDFHQDPWSVQLLPHIHMQDDRRQVRDSEGYFTEVAIRLEPGWRFVVKTSLRLTESPTVVRLGGEGHRALVTNITDSKKFDWQGVEKYSHRPENHHAENHNFAYLLTPGLAEKEPNLYGVYPRSWQDCLAGCVSDRALLWGGISHLYRERKNSTEPDKTEPDKEFRLLPQRAFVPPGTVYLFKPGQFPLDATLLPSSQSDGKETWLKTFQQLNYGKLLWGKRI, encoded by the coding sequence ATGACTGATTATTGGTATGAAATCGAACCCCTGGATGTGTTGCTGTTTCGGGAGGCAAAACCTTTTAGTCCGGGGGAGGGTTCTTGGGCAAAAGGGCAATTTCCCCCACCGCCGATCGCCCTGTTCCACGCCTTGCGTTCTGTCTTGCAAGAAGTGCCAGATTTCCAAAAAAATAAGGAGCGAACGCAGGAATTCCTCGGCCCATTTTTAATCGATCCCAAAAACACCCTCTGGTTGCCCACGCCTAAAGATTTGCGGGGGGTGAAGTTTCGCCTAGGAGCAGGAGAAGAAGACCAATCTAGCAAAGATCGGGTGAATGATTGGCATAAACTGATCCGATTGATTCCTGCTGACTCAGAAACTCTGGAATGGAAACATATTGGTTTTGACTCAGCGCAGCCGCCGCCAATGGTGCCCCCACCTCTGCAACGAAACCCGCAATTTTCAGAATATATCTGTGGTAGTCCGTACCCTTGGATAAAAGCAGCGGCTCTTTGTCAATATCTGGATGGGAAAAATCCAGAGCATACCAAGGATTTTCATCAAGACCCTTGGAGCGTGCAACTGTTGCCCCATATTCATATGCAGGACGATCGGCGTCAGGTACGCGACAGTGAGGGGTATTTTACGGAAGTGGCAATTCGGCTAGAGCCGGGATGGCGGTTTGTGGTGAAAACCAGCTTGAGGTTAACAGAATCCCCTACAGTTGTGCGCCTCGGCGGCGAGGGACACCGCGCTCTGGTGACAAATATCACGGACTCAAAAAAGTTTGATTGGCAGGGGGTAGAGAAATATAGTCATCGACCGGAAAATCATCATGCAGAAAATCATAATTTTGCCTATTTGCTGACTCCCGGACTGGCGGAAAAAGAGCCAAATCTCTATGGAGTTTATCCCCGCAGTTGGCAAGATTGTTTGGCTGGTTGCGTGAGCGATCGCGCCTTGCTTTGGGGCGGTATCTCCCATCTGTATCGGGAACGTAAGAACTCCACCGAACCCGATAAAACCGAACCCGATAAAGAGTTTCGCCTCCTCCCTCAACGCGCTTTCGTACCTCCGGGAACGGTTTACCTGTTTAAACCGGGCCAATTCCCTCTCGATGCAACCCTGTTACCGTCATCCCAAAGCGACGGGAAAGAAACTTGGCTGAAAACCTTTCAGCAACTGAACTACGGCAAACTCCTCTGGGGAAAACGCATATGA
- a CDS encoding helix-turn-helix domain-containing protein: MRPIGTRERQIIQLYSECQLTMTPEQFYQKWDVSYEIMADICWRSPSTVAGWFRRGGSHRHPTANDMRHLALMDLLLECYEDIPPFWRQRLYLE, encoded by the coding sequence ATGCGACCAATTGGCACCAGAGAAAGGCAGATTATCCAATTATACAGTGAATGCCAATTAACCATGACTCCCGAACAGTTTTATCAAAAGTGGGATGTGAGCTATGAAATCATGGCGGATATTTGTTGGCGTTCTCCTTCTACTGTGGCTGGGTGGTTCCGGCGGGGAGGTAGCCACCGCCACCCCACGGCTAACGATATGCGACATTTGGCGTTAATGGATTTGCTGCTGGAATGCTATGAGGATATACCCCCATTTTGGCGGCAGCGGCTATATTTGGAATAA
- the cas2 gene encoding CRISPR-associated endonuclease Cas2, which yields MFYLICYDIVDDRRRQRVAKLLETCAVRVQKSVFEAVLEEKQYEQLQTRLLKLLNKREDQLRFYPLSAHSREKVNVLGIQPQFTVDDPAIIA from the coding sequence ATGTTTTATCTCATTTGCTACGACATTGTAGATGATAGGCGCCGCCAGCGGGTGGCGAAACTGTTAGAAACCTGCGCCGTGCGGGTGCAAAAGTCGGTGTTTGAAGCGGTGTTGGAGGAAAAGCAGTATGAACAACTGCAAACGCGACTGTTAAAACTGCTGAATAAACGGGAAGACCAACTGCGATTTTATCCTTTATCGGCACATAGCCGAGAAAAGGTGAATGTGTTGGGCATCCAACCCCAGTTTACTGTAGATGACCCGGCGATTATCGCTTAA
- the cas1 gene encoding CRISPR-associated endonuclease Cas1: MTAIYLTKSGVTLTAKGRMFELWYRDQLQSRVQAKMTSHIVAFAGCSVAPTAAALASSHYLPLLFLDAEGRYMGRVPLTPPTKYLPLQQQRAKDGEFVLTTALGIVNATLHSRLALLAMISGNRCSRMGMVMGEIESRQEQIATGNLETLRGNLAAVNQLYYPLLRRWLWQHTAWENDFLDNLFHLHHALLEQIIYGFVMEWGLAPDIACLHVGDRDKLPLVQDLMLEWSASLIDTLVMRFALTHNSFATNGNSHSENHWRDNCIAAWEQQLKTIVTEDKSLRQLLWHQVGCYRQTLWCDTSYYPVLGTKKVRSLAKL; the protein is encoded by the coding sequence ATGACAGCAATTTATTTAACCAAATCTGGTGTCACCCTAACCGCCAAGGGTCGGATGTTTGAACTGTGGTATCGGGACCAGTTGCAAAGCCGAGTACAGGCAAAGATGACCAGCCATATTGTGGCGTTTGCGGGATGCTCGGTTGCCCCCACCGCCGCCGCCTTGGCATCATCCCACTACCTACCACTGTTGTTTTTGGATGCTGAGGGCCGCTATATGGGGCGGGTCCCCCTCACACCTCCCACCAAATATCTACCCCTGCAACAGCAGCGAGCCAAGGATGGGGAATTTGTCCTCACCACCGCTCTGGGGATAGTGAATGCCACCCTGCACAGTCGTTTGGCATTGCTGGCGATGATTTCTGGGAACCGTTGCTCCCGGATGGGGATGGTTATGGGGGAAATAGAGTCACGCCAAGAGCAGATAGCCACCGGGAACCTGGAGACTCTGCGGGGGAATTTGGCCGCTGTGAATCAACTATATTATCCCCTGTTGCGGCGGTGGCTGTGGCAACATACGGCATGGGAAAACGACTTTCTCGACAATCTGTTTCACCTCCATCATGCCTTATTAGAGCAAATCATCTACGGATTTGTCATGGAATGGGGACTAGCTCCAGATATTGCCTGTTTGCACGTAGGCGACAGGGACAAATTACCCCTAGTCCAAGACCTAATGCTGGAGTGGAGTGCATCCTTAATCGATACTTTAGTGATGCGTTTTGCCCTCACCCACAACAGTTTTGCCACCAATGGTAATAGCCACAGTGAAAACCACTGGCGGGATAACTGCATCGCCGCCTGGGAGCAGCAGTTAAAAACCATTGTCACCGAGGACAAAAGCCTACGGCAATTGCTGTGGCATCAGGTGGGTTGCTACCGCCAAACTTTGTGGTGTGACACCTCCTATTATCCTGTTTTGGGGACAAAAAAAGTTCGTAGTTTGGCGAAATTGTAG
- a CDS encoding helix-turn-helix transcriptional regulator, producing the protein MAFIPLLFGVQMNNKLLTGTRRELFILIAEQPGITPKQLCGYSWSRGGNIHRINHHLSGLLDEGFIAVTMRKKSPHYQITDSKGQRMLKYLQVPRV; encoded by the coding sequence ATGGCTTTTATCCCTCTGCTGTTTGGGGTTCAGATGAATAATAAATTGCTCACAGGTACTCGGCGAGAGTTGTTTATACTCATCGCCGAGCAACCGGGAATTACCCCCAAGCAGTTATGTGGTTATAGCTGGAGTCGAGGGGGTAATATCCACCGCATCAACCACCATCTTAGTGGCTTACTTGATGAAGGATTTATCGCCGTCACTATGCGCAAGAAATCCCCCCACTATCAAATTACTGATAGTAAGGGGCAAAGGATGCTAAAATATCTCCAAGTGCCACGGGTTTAA